One Clavelina lepadiformis chromosome 1, kaClaLepa1.1, whole genome shotgun sequence genomic region harbors:
- the LOC143454393 gene encoding uncharacterized protein LOC143454393 codes for MNSKDSLTKHVKEIFKCKVCDKDIKKNNYAAHNRIHTGEKPYKCDQCGKSFTQKNNLKTHLKSHSTEKPFTCQVCEKSFALKPTLKCHIKTHTGEKQHPCEVCGRLFATTGTRQSHMKVHTGERSHKCELCDKSFSQKNNLKSHMVVHTREKPYSCQICNKGFAHRSTVITHMRTHTGERPYSCNLCEKTFIRSSNLRTHQKIHTTDSKCFTCTICEKTFRQLRNLNNHTNMHNGRKNYLCDFCQMSFRESGHLSNHIRTHTGERPYSCQHCDYKAAKNSTLKRHVRTQHTGECPYVCDVCDKSYALLDYLKAHICKEH; via the coding sequence ATGAACTCAAAAGATAGCTTGACGAAACatgtaaaagaaattttcaagtGCAAGGTTTGTGACaaagatattaaaaaaaataattacgcAGCTCACAATCGTATCCATACTGGGGAAAAACCATACAAATGCGATCAATGTGGAAAATCTTTTACtcaaaaaaacaacttgaaaACTCATTTGAAAAGTCATTctacagagaaacctttcacctgccaagtttgtgaaaaatcgtttgccttaaaaccaactttaaaATGCCATATAAAAACACACACTGGAGAGAAGCAACATCCCTGTGAAGTCTGTGGAAGGTTATTTGCAACAACGGGAACGAGGCAATCTCATATGAAAGTGCATACTGGTGAACGCTCACATAAATGTGAgctttgtgataaatcattttcccaaaaaaataatttgaaaagtCATATGGTTGTTCACACCCGGGAAAAGCCATACTCATGTCAAATTTGTAACAAAGGATTCGCTCATCGAAGCACAGTGataactcatatgagaactcacactggtgaacgaccgTATTCATGTAATCTTTgtgagaaaactttcattcgaTCGTCTAATCTAAGGACCCATCAGAAAATTCATACAACggattcaaaatgttttacttgtaCAATCTGTGAAAAAACATTTCGTCAGCTCCGAAATCTAAATAACCATACAAACATGCACAATGGACGGAAGAATTACTTATGTGATTTTTGTCAGATGTCTTTTCGGGAATCAGGCCATTTATCCAATCACATTCGAACGCATACTGGCGAACGTCCTTACTCTTGTCAACATTGTGATTATAAGGCAGCTAAAAATTCTACCTTAAAAAGGCACGTCAGAACTCAACACACAGGCGAGTGCCCTTATGTTTGCGATGTGTGTGACAAATCATATGCTCTGTTGGATTACTTAAAAGCTCATATATGCAAAGAACATTAA
- the LOC143449000 gene encoding uncharacterized protein LOC143449000 codes for MTSKIFILTQKNLISQLLDVNPARRLTATEVTSHPWTLDSLDATAPNPTNVLDLMKDYAKEMKDCANNGEDDPDENSDLFGKDTAATDDEDKRPESSDSQPSRSSESASKHKKSAKSAPPSNATNHIAHRMAPVVHSANTDNARRGSLPAIHKNSPTKKPMSTPRKIYDNKTMAKQSSSPVGVNPGPSRVNRSPVQGVGPSRENKSNGHRLIPATDHGLHHGHSNHLHSRPKQETNSGGRLLSANRPTTPGGLDNVHHHGGRPRSPVSSPLLTPRFPQDGARAGLQSANKNKKKKAAPTKG; via the exons ATGActtctaaaatttttattttgaca CAAAAAAACTTGATTTCCCAGCTTTTGGACGTTAATCCAGCAAGACGGCTGACCGCTACTGAGGTTACGTCCCATCCATGGACGCTGGACAGCCTGGACGCCACCGCCCCTAATCCAACTAACGTGCTCGACCTCATGAAGGACTACGCTAAGGAAATGAAGGACTGCGCAAATAACGGAGAG gACGATCCTGATGAAAATTCGGACCTATTCGGGAAAGATACTGCAGCGACTGATGACGAG GACAAACGACCCGAATCTTCGGACTCACAACCTTCTCGAAGCTCTGAAAGTGCTTCAAAGCACAAGAAATCGGCGAAATCTGCTCCTCCCAGCAACGCCACGAATCACATTGCCCATAGGATGGCACCGGTCGTGCATTCTGCAAACACTGACAACGCGAGGAGAGGAAGCTTGCCTGCTATTCACAAA AATTCGCCGACAAAGAAGCCGATGAGCACACCGCGAAAGATCTACGACAACAAGACCATGGCGAAGCAGAGCTCGTCTCCTGTTGGGGTAAACCCCGGACCGTCACGAGTGAACAGATCTCCTGTGCAAGGGGTTGGCCCGTCGAGGGAAAATAAAAGTAACGGCCATCGTCTCATCCCGGCCACGGACCACGGTCTACACCACGGCCATAGCAACCACTTGCACAGTCGGCCGAAGCAGGAGACCAATTCCGGGGGCCGCTTGCTGTCCGCCAATCGGCCCACAACTCCCGGGGGCCTGGACAATGTCCACCATCACGGGGGACGCCCGCGGTCGCCCGTTTCGTCTCCGCTGCTAACCCCCCGTTTCCCGCAAGACGGGGCACGCGCAGGTTTGCAATCCGCCAATAAgaataagaagaaaaaagcGGCTCCGACCAAAGGCTGA
- the LOC143454361 gene encoding uncharacterized protein LOC143454361, with amino-acid sequence MNEENKMATASSQNQNCSLGEKKYQSFICNKTYTSKETSKKHAKETFKCKVCDKDIKKENCIAHNRIHTGEKPFKCYQCGKCFTQKTNLKTHLKSHSTEKPFTCQVCEKSFALKQTLKCHMKTHTGEKQHPCEVCGRLFATAATRQSHMKVHTGERSHKCELCDKSFSRKGTLKSHMIVHTREKPFSCQICNKGFTHRSTVITHMRTHTGERPYSCNLCEKTFTQSCHLRTHQKIHTTDSKCFTCTICEKTFRQLRNLNQHTNMHNGQENYSCDFCQKKFRVSSQLAVHVRTHTGERPYSCQHCDYKAATNSSLKGHVRTQHTSECPYVCDVCDKSYARLDYLKAHMCKEH; translated from the coding sequence atgaatgaagaaaacaaaatggccACAGCCTCGTCCCAAAATCAGAATTGTTCTTTGGGTGaaaaaaagtatcaaagtttcatttgcaacaaaacatacacttcaaaagaaacttcgaaaaaacatgcaaaagaAACTTTCAAGTGCAAGGTTTGTGACAAAGATATTAAAAAAGAGAATTGCATAGCTCACAATCGTATCCATACTGGGGAAAAACCATTCAAATGTTATCAATgtggaaaatgttttactCAAAAAACCAACTTGAAAACTCATTTGAAAAGTCATTctacagagaaacctttcacgTGCCAAGTTTGTGAAAAATCATTTGccttaaaacaaactttaaaatgcCATATGAAAACACACACTGGAGAGAAGCAACATCCCTGTGAAGTCTGTGGAAGGTTATTTGCAACAGCGGCAACGAGGCAATCTCATATGAAAGTGCATACTGGTGAACGCTCACATAAATGTGAgctttgtgataaatcattttcCCGAAAAGGTACTTTGAAAAGTCATATGATTGTTCACACCCGGGAAAAGCCATTCTCATGTCAAATTTGTAACAAAGGATTCACTCATCGAAGCACAGTGATAACTCATATGCgaactcacactggtgaacgacccTATTCATGTAATCTTTGTGAGAAAACTTTCACTCAATCGTGTCATCTAAGGACCCACCAGAAAATTCATACAACGGattccaaatgttttacttgtaCAATCTGTGAAAAAACATTTCGTCAGCTCCGAAATCTAAATCAACATACAAACATGCACAACGGACAGGAGAATTATTCATGTGATTTTTGTCAGAAAAAATTCCGGGTATCCAGTCAATTAGCCGTTCACGTTCGAACGCATACTGGCGAACGTCCTTACTCTTGTCAACATTGTGATTATAAGGCAGCTACAAATTCTTCCTTAAAAGGTCACGTCAGAACTCAACACACAAGCGAGTGCCCTTATGTTTGCGATGTGTGTGACAAATCATATGCTCGGTTGGATTACTTAAAAGCTCACATGTGCAAAGAACATTAA
- the LOC143454546 gene encoding equistatin-like — MTRLIEERFMKKNPRIMDGPERPQCDQDGKFLPKQCLSFTGACWCSKPDGSVLPDTMTYNDGPLECCLDVYRQSEEIVKNNPGIQDGPWFPKCADDGNWMLEQCYGFTGDCWCVDSRGNSLPGRFDIDTGKVSCQ, encoded by the coding sequence ATGACGCGATTGATTGAAGAAAGATTTATGAAGAAAAATCCGCGTATTATGGATGGTCCAGAGCGCCCACAGTGTGACCAGGATGGTAAATTCCTCCCGAAGCAGTGCCTTTCTTTTACCGGGGCCTGTTGGTGCAGCAAGCCTGATGGATCTGTACTCCCTGACACGATGACCTACAACGACGGCCCGCTTGAGTGCTGCTTGGATGTCTATCGCCAGTCTGAggaaattgtgaaaaataatcCGGGAATACAGGATGGACCTTGGTTCCCGAAATGTGCCGACGACGGGAATTGGATGCTCGAGCAGTGCTACGGCTTTACCGGGGATTGTTGGTGCGTCGATTCACGTGGAAATAGTTTGCCCGGCCGTTTTGATATTGATACGGGCAAAGTTTCCTGCCAATGA